ATCAAATAGATTCGGTTACGTTCACACAAAGACACCTGAAGAGACAGAGTTTGCCTTGAGGAAGAAATTGCCTAAAGAATATTGGCGGGTTTATAATGACACATTAGTTGTTTATGGGCAGAACCTATGTAAGCCCATTAGCCCTTTATGCAGTGAATGTACAGTTTCACAGTATTGCGACTATTTCAAGAACAAGAAATAAAATTTTATGTTTTTATTTTTATTCAACTTTTTCCCGCCTTCGCACCGCAGGCACTTCCTTCGGTCGCTGTGCGGACTTTGTCAAAGTTTTTGCCCTCAGGGCACGCTTCGCGAAAGTGCAAATAAGAGAATAATACTAAATAATATTAATTATATATTTTAGCTAAAAAATGCAGTCTTTTTGCTTCTTTGGGTCACCAAAAGAAGTGGGGGTGTGTACCCTAAGGGCACGCTTCGCAGGGGGCTAGTCCCCACAAACAAAAAAAGACAAAAAATTTATTATTCTTTTTCCCGCAGCAAAAAGAACCAAAAAGTGCGAGTAAGAGAATAATACTAAATAATATTAATTATATATTTTAGCTAAAAAATGCAGCCTTTTTGGTTCTTTGTGGCAATAAAAGAACTGGGGGGTTCTACCCTACGGGCACGCTTCGCAGGGGGGCTAGTCCCCGAAAACAATAAAAAATAATTCTCCAAATATAAACTAAAAATTATACCCAACTTCAAATTCAAAAGTAAATGGCTTTGCTACTGAATAGGTTGATAACATAGGGGTTCTATTCAATATGTTCTTAAAATGCATAGAAAATATTAAATGCTTAAACCATATAGAATAAAATGATATATTCAAATTATGAAACTCTTCTGAATAATATACGGGCTTATTTGATGTCATCGCTCTTGGGCTTGAATATATATAATAAATATTAAAAGATAATGAGCTTAATATTTTACCATCTGAAACAAAATCATATCCAAGCAGTGCCGTTACAACATTATTAGGCAAACCTATTTTTGGAAGTTTTTCTGCGTTAAGATATGCTAGCTGATAAGAATATTCTATTTTTGCTTTTATTTTATTGTAGGTTAAAAAGTAAATATCATATCCTATGCTTGAAGAAAATACATGAGCTATAGCACTGTCTGCATTTTCTGGAATACTGCTGTACCATATTATTTTATTTGTGTAGGTGGTGTATGTGTATGCGGATTCTATTTTTAAGTTTGTTATTGGTTCTAATGATATTTTAGTGAGTATTTGATTATAGGTTTCTGGTTTTAAGTTTGGGTTGCTGAAGTTGCCGTAATACAAATCATTAAATGTTGGGCTTGTATAATCGCTCATATAGGCAAAATACAAACTATAGCCTTTATAAAAGTTTAAATTAAATCCTGCATTATATGCTAAATAATTATTATGTTTTTGATTTGTAAAAAGTTCATTTTGATATTCATATTTTATACTTGGCATAAGTGTGAATATTGGAGTATTATTATCCCAGTATCCGAACGAAAGCTGAAAATCATATTTTATATTTAGTGAATGTCTTTGAGGGTTATATTTAAAATTAGTTTCTAAGGCATTTTTTTCTTCTGTAAGTATATCGTATCTATATTCGGGAGTTAGTTGGTTATATAATGTAATAGTGTTTGGTATAAGTTCATCCATTCTTTTTAATGTTGTATTTATAGCTAATCCATGTGATTTATAATCTGATACAAATTTTCCGTTTTGAAGATATGGTCTGTCTACAAATGAATCAAACAAGTATGAGAGATTTATATTATAATCCAGCACATCAGAAAAGCCGTTGTATGATATAGATGAAGCTAGAGTTGTAAAATT
This is a stretch of genomic DNA from Brachyspira sp. SAP_772. It encodes these proteins:
- a CDS encoding TonB-dependent siderophore receptor produces the protein MKRFIIYFFFASINLLYSQTYLIRELKGGIWVTSQVETTNNTQTNNNSSNSSYKSPINVNNKTITSEEIERMGYNNAKEVLENQAGFVNKGSYMGNEVVDPAFGNADNIKIYINGVLMNTAKGNADAGVDLRRIPSNLIEKIEIIGSSIYITTKTPKEDIILLSLSYGSYNTIAPSILFSKNIDDNQIFTFTADSYYSDANYYYNFTNLAGKWVEGNIEDNRQFIINSSANYKYIFKNKDYINAFANISYSSSASQYQIPPIIYTDSWFNFTTLASSISYNGFSDVLDYNINLSYLFDSFVDRPYLQNGKFVSDYKSHGLAINTTLKRMDELIPNTITLYNQLTPEYRYDILTEEKNALETNFKYNPQRHSLNIKYDFQLSFGYWDNNTPIFTLMPSIKYEYQNELFTNQKHNNYLAYNAGFNLNFYKGYSLYFAYMSDYTSPTFNDLYYGNFSNPNLKPETYNQILTKISLEPITNLKIESAYTYTTYTNKIIWYSSIPENADSAIAHVFSSSIGYDIYFLTYNKIKAKIEYSYQLAYLNAEKLPKIGLPNNVVTALLGYDFVSDGKILSSLSFNIYYIYSSPRAMTSNKPVYYSEEFHNLNISFYSIWFKHLIFSMHFKNILNRTPMLSTYSVAKPFTFEFEVGYNF